The genomic DNA GTTTTATAATACaacgtaaataatattttacatattcgTAACACCAAACAATATTCAGCAACTGATGAACATTTTGTCATGCTATTTTATACATAATTCAACTATTAACTTACAATTATGAGACATTACGCAATTAAAGTAatgttaaaaaattaaacaaaaaatggaagctgaaaatgtttttggtgtAGCTGTTTGTAAggttaaaatatgaaaaagtaacCGAGGGCGATATAGATACCACAGGATTTTCATGCATTCATACAAAATGAAATCgcaagatttaaaaaaatttgaaaatcagtGTACGCTGCGGCCTGCGAAAATTCCATGTATGTTCGACAACCGCTAATATGTTAGCCTAGATTCCTattaaatatcatatatatatataattcaaatgcTGCGCAATGAAATAACTAGTGAACGAATTTGGAAATACATAAAGGACCGATGAATACGGAAGTAATACATCGTTAACTAGATTCAGACTGACTGGCAAAGTTAAAGTTACATTTCACAGTAACGTTCAAGATTGTTAGGCGACCTAGCGACGACGCAGTTATTTTTGTATACTGTTGGTATTTATATTTTAGAATCATCACAATTGTTGTGTAGAGcagatgaaaataaaataaacttgggTGTTAAGCAATTTtacttgaataatttaaaaagaaaattaaaaaaaaaaaaagattctatGAGGTAATTAGGTTCTACctattttcaaatgattttttaaatataatggcaaattaatttttttctaaaaaggAAAAACAGGATATCATACAAAACAAAACTCGGGTCACCAAAATAATTTTCTCCTACGGTAATAATTGATGTATGAAGGTGGGTTGCTGCGTGATTATTGACAACCAGTTTGATACGTTTCTCACACagtttttcaatcaaaatacaataaaaaaaaattttgcattggGAGTGTATATAAAAAGAACGCAGAATTATTTTATGGCTTGAACACAATTTTTAGGACGCCTATACGAAACTACTTCATATACATCATTGGCACGTCTTATTTTGCAGCGACAAAGTGAATGGATATATGAATCGTCTTGCTTGTTTTTGATATAATCTTATTGGGATTTTCGTTACTATATTTTTAACATTCAATTCAAAGATattcaatcaaaatttcaatattcaaatacgcccgaaaaataaataagaaagcCAATTGGCCCTATAAGCAGTGTATTATTTTCCACACAAACACGAGTTCCAACAAAAACTTGAAATACTTCAGCGTTTTGGAAAAATTCGCAGACGTACAGGAAATTGGTGACTGATCAAAACATTGATCAGCCATAGCAaccaaaaaatgaattttgatttGCACGATAACAATCATTTACAGAAATATTGTTGCGATTCAGTCATGACTCGACGAAGAAACAGATAGGATTTTAtacaataaaactattttttgaaactGAGTTGAGAAGATTTCAGAAATATATGGGAGACAAAAAGGGACAGATGTGCAATGGGATTTTCCTTGTActataataaaacattttttaggacagttcgttttttttttctagagtacttataatatttaaaaaaaatacgtctaaaatgTTCGCCATGGCGATCTAAGGATCGTGAAGTTGACGTCCAacatcgcgtcaccgtcggcctaactAGGGTAgggtggtggcattttcgttaaccgtcggcctagctttttgactgttaggTTTGTTATCAAGGTTAGAGAAATTCTTTTGATTTTGCTATAGGCAAACAAGTAagtctaaagaataaaggcaaagaGGTCAACTCTTCCTCctccatctctgcctggttttactttgaaatgctgaacaAATTAATTATCTTCGCTAAACTCAATTCAGCAGataaattaagaaacaataaaacatttataataaatgcaatatgtaaaatattcaatcatattttatgtATGTTTGACataattctgttagttttcgcggcgcatttggcaacttgCCACGGCGAACCGGTTTGTAACTGCTACATTATATTGTTATTCTTTATCagttttaccctttcattttttggtatTCTACGAGACGAGataaaagtgtaagtgttccgtggccgaaaaagtttgggaaacgctgcaatataattttataaatataatatttagttttaGATATTAATTAAATTTGATAACATATTTTCACAAGATTTCGATCTGTCAATTCCAACTATATGTATAACTAATTGAAGGATTTCTCCtgaatttatatttatgcaatCGTATTATAACACACTTGAGCTCTCCTCCTTGGTATGTCATAAAAATCTAGAAATGTGTATTTTAGGATGTTAACAGTCTTTCAAACGAATTTGAAGGACGTTTACTGATGAGACAATATAGTGATTAATATTGTAAATTAGATTGAAATTCAAGTTCACTAAgtgaaaagaataacatatggTATTCTCTTTCCATGAGATGACAAAAatattcgtttggctttcaataGATCATAGTTTAATTTCTCAAGACAAAATAAGATATACCTAAATCAAACAGCGAAACTTATACTTGTTATGTCGTGGAACGAGAtttattattcttatttatcacTTTATTATAACCTCGTTTAGCATGTTTGTGGCAACAGTCTCCCATGGATACGAAGAAGAGAGTGGATAGGGACGAGGAACCTGCATTTCAATAAGGATATTCTTGTAAATTAGTTGATAGAGCAATCttgtgaatatatataaatgttttcaGTAAACATAATCTTATATATTCATAAATTGAATCTCATACTATCTTTGTGCACACTTTCCTACTTCAACCACCCTTGATTTCCGATCCAGAGATGTTGTTGCACAAAACTAATTACGATATTTCACAACACTATAAATTAACAGATTAATATACCTAATGAGGACATGGAATTTCGCATACTGTTATGCATGTTGTATGCTTGGTCGTCTTTTTCGTTGATTTGTGCGCATGGAGACTATGGTTCAATACTTGCGGAACAATTGAATCAGTATTGCAATGCAAGAGAAGGATCCTCTGAACAATCCCCGAGGACTGGAAAAGCTGGGCCAAGAGGTTTACCAGGACCTGCTGGACCTCCTGGTTTGGTAAACTACACCGTTGTGGAAGAAATGATAGAAGAACGACTTGAAGGTTTATATTagtttattaataaaactacATAGAATATGTTGATCCAATATTTGCGGTTTTGACAAATGATTCTTTACTTCGCGGAAAGTCTTTAAGAACTAAAACTAGTAAATTGTACAAATTAACTTGAAATACACTTGATCTAAGTAATTTCCAGTGTGAAGTCGGAATTATGTACACATTGAACATATATTGCATTCTCAGCGATTGTCAAAACGAGGAATTCGGACTGCGTCCATGTTAGAGAAGATTCTGCTAAAATTAGAAATGAAAGTGGTGGAGTATTTGATATTCATTCTGAAAGGTCTGGGAGAAAAATGGAAGTTTATTGTGATCTCACTACTGATGGTGGAGGATGGACGGTAAAAATTAGCAATTTGTATTATTAATTCACATATATGGagtgtaaaattcaaaaatggtCTCCGTTCAAATACTACTACATTTAGGCTTTGTAACTGCCATGCATGTAGTCTGCTGTGGAACCTATTATTCATGAACGGAATTAAGTATCTACAACCAGTCATTTGCAGCATACTAGCCAAATATTTAGTAATAGTGAAGAACGATTGACAATATATTAGGGGAAGTCTGGATTATTCAAATTGCAATTCAAATCTTGGAACTATCCCATGGATGTGCGATATACCAACACCTTTGCATATTGTTATGTAGGTTTTCCAAAGACGTGTTGACGGAAGTCTTAATTTCAATAGAAACTGGTTGGATTATGTTGCCGGGTTTGGAAATCTTCAACACGAATTTTGGTTAGGTAAGTTGGTTTTTCTAGAAAAAAGATGAATTTATTCAATATGTTAAAATACTGAAATGCTCTCAACGTGAAATCGTTGGCATAATTTGATGCTAAATCTAATATTGTCGCGAATAACTTCATTAATTTAATTGGTTTTCCCTTTTAAGGTCTAGAAAAGCTACATCGTCTGACATATGAAGGGAACTTTGAATTAAGAATCGATTTAGAAGACGGGGAAGGAAGGAAGGGATATGCTTCATACACGTAAGAAACTTTGGTGATAAGATTAGGCAAATGTCAACATTGTTGATTTTTTTCGTCGCTTTTTCAATTATAtcaattatttatatatgaGACTGAGTTGATGAAAGCGCTCTACGTTTAGGTGCGCAATGACTTCCAGATGTATAAAGAGAGTTGCTGTTTTCGAGTTACTATTTGTATACATGGTAATGAATTtacggacctcctgaagtatgcgcaccaagatggcgcacaacccgaaaTCATgttgtttaccaggttagggttcaggttatgcgacatcttggtgcgcatacttcaggagtaccgaatttACTATTTGTTTACATTTCGAATAAATTTTAACCAACCTAggtgcaaaataaaaaaaagtcagaaTATCATAATTTTCGCGTTTTGCTCATTTGcttatttattgcaatataatAGAAAACATCGTTTCAGAGCTACGTGTCGTACTGCATTCCAAATATTGACTCATATATTTGCTATCCATTTTCCCAAACGCTGGTATTGTAGATACTAAAATAGAATtgaactagagctgcgtgcagctttaacaggctccccgcgtaaaaaaaactgaagacgcgttttgctcactggagcgtgaaagcgtggtcagtcatgcataaaatttgcagtttatgatgggggacttattatctgcatgtgatgtaaatttcaagtctctaagtagtgtcgttctcgagaaaaAGATGAAAaggtaaaatcctatattgctcactggagcgtatcgccgaggtcactcaagcgtatccttgacatatcgtatccggaacatgtccattaatcattgttaaaaatttcaacccaatagcatgtatcaattttgagaaatcgcaaaaaaactgaaaacacgTTTTGcccactggagcgtgaaagcgtggtcagtcatgcataaaatttgcaatttatgatgggggacttattatctgcatgtgatgtaaatttcaagtctctaagtagtgtcgttctcgagaagaagatgaaaatgtaaaatcctttattgctcactggagcgtatcgccgaggtcactcatgcgtatccttgacatattgtatccggaacatgtccattaatcattgttatgaatttcaacccaatagcaagtatcaattttgagaaatcgcaaaaaaactgaaaacgcgttttgctcactggagcgtgaaagcgtggtcagtcatgcataaaatttgcattttattgctagctgagaacttctgcacatttgaggtgaatttaaagtttgtaggaccaatttgaaaaaaaaataataataataataataataataataataataataaaacacaggaatacaataggttccctgctgacaagcagcgggaagcctaataatagtATTTATTGGTTCAAGTTAAAAGAAAGTTCACCTTAAAATTGGCAACAACGCTATAGGATAacaatgttatatatatacaatatatattgtaCAGAATTTTTTCCATTGGCGACGCTTCAACAAAATATAGACTTAACGTTGGAGGATATTATGGAACAGC from Styela clava chromosome 12, kaStyClav1.hap1.2, whole genome shotgun sequence includes the following:
- the LOC120329938 gene encoding microfibril-associated glycoprotein 4-like; this encodes MEFRILLCMLYAWSSFSLICAHGDYGSILAEQLNQYCNAREGSSEQSPRTGKAGPRGLPGPAGPPGLVNYTVVEEMIEERLEAIVKTRNSDCVHVREDSAKIRNESGGVFDIHSERSGRKMEVYCDLTTDGGGWTVFQRRVDGSLNFNRNWLDYVAGFGNLQHEFWLGLEKLHRLTYEGNFELRIDLEDGEGRKGYASYTIFSIGDASTKYRLNVGGYYGTAGDSLSYHNGLKFSTPDQDNDIHSSNCAAGHRGAWWYHSCHISNLNGEYAAPVGKYITKGNAYGIEWHRWNNAYYYSMKSVEMKFRPAY